The region ATCTGTTCGCCCCGAACCTCGTGCTGGGCATCTCCGACGAAATCTCCCCTCCGGGCGACATCGAAAAGGTGCGCCTGATCTCCGAGATTGTGGAAGGCTACAGCGTCTGAGCCGGCCACTGGGATCCACCCCACTGTTTACATCAGAAACAAAGCGGAAACACGCTGGAAAGACCGAGGAAACACCGCTTCCTTATGCTCATGCCCGTTGAAGACCGTCGCTACGGCGGGAACGAGCGTCAGGAGGCAGTGTCATGCAGCGGGTTGTCGTCGTCTTACTGATTTCCCTGATACTGGTGGGCTTGCTCGTACAGTGTAGTTGGGCTGAGGGCGAAGCCCCCACCCTGGAGAGTCTGGCGGCCACAGCGGCCGAACTGAAGACTGCCGCGGACACGGTGTGGGTTGTGATCGCGGCGGTGCTGGTCTTCTTCATGCAGGCCGGCTTCGCGTACGTGGAAGCAGGGTTCACCCGGGCCAAGAACGCCACGAACATCCTCACAAAGAACCTGGTGGACTTCTGCGTGGGCGCTCTCGCCTACTGGATCGTCGGGTTCGGCATCATGTTTGGCGCCGGGAACGCTCTCTTCGGCACCAGCGGGTTCTTCCTGAATGAGAGCAGCCCTGACACGTTCTCCTCCCTCAGCTGGACTGGTGTGCCCCTCGCAGCCAAGTATCTTTTCCAGCTCGTCTTCGCCGCCACCGCAGCCACCATCGTGTCCGGCGCCATGGCCGAGCGCACCCAGTTCCGGTCCTATCTTGTCTACGCCACGGTCATCTGCGCGGTGGTCTACCCGGTGAGCGGGCACTGGATCTGGGGCGGCGGCTGGCTGGCGAACCTGGGTATGTGGGACTTCGCCGGCTCCACCGTCGTGCATTCACTGGGCGGCTGGCTGGCGCTGATCGGCGCCTGGATGCTGGGACCACGCATCGGCAAGTATGACAGGGACGGCAAGACCCTGGCCATCCCCGGTCACAGCCTGCCCATGGCAACCCTCGGCACCTTCATCCTGTGGATGGGCTGGTTCGGGTTCAATCCCGGCAGCACCATGGCTGCCGACGCCGATGCGATCAGTCACATCGCCGTCACCACCAACATGGCTGCCGCGGCCGGAGCCATGGCTGCGTTGCTCCTGAGCTGGAAGCTGTACGGCAAGCCGGACCTGGGCCTGTCTCTCAACGGTGCCCTCGCCGGGCTCGTTGGCATCACCGCAGGCTGCGCCTTCGTCTCGCCACTATCCTCTGCGATTATCGGCATCGGTTGCGCGGTCGCGATGATCCTCGCGGTGCGTTTCTTCGACAGCATTCACCTGGACGACCCGGTCGGCGCGGTTTCGGTACACGGTGTCTGCGGCGCGCTGGGGACCCTCGCGGTGGGCCTCTTCGCTCAGGACCAGTTCGCTCCCGGCACCACGGGCAATGGTCTGCTGTTCGGCGGCGGCTCAGGGCTGCTGGTTGCCCAGGCCATCGGTGTGGCTGCGGTGTTCGGCTGGGCGGCGGTCACCGGACTCGCGATCTTTGGCACACTGCGGGCAACGCTCGGCCTGCGCGCCACTCCTCAGGAAGAGATCGACGGACTGGACATGCACGAGCACGGCGCGGCGGCATACACCGAGATCTTCGTCCAGAGCTTCCCAGGCCTGCCCACCGACATGCGAATCCCCGTGAGTGCGCTGCAGGAGGCCGAAGCCGTGCCTGTTGGCGATGGCATTAGCGAGAGCATCCAGACCCCGGCAAGCCCCCTGGCCCTGCTGACTGCCATCATCCGGCCCCAGGAACTGGAGCGGGTGCGGGTGGCCCTGGCATCAGCCGGCATCAACTCCCTGACAGCCACGGAAGTGCGGGGGAGCGGTCAGCAAGGAGGCTACAAGGAACGCTTCCGCGGTGTGGAATACACCGTCTCGCTCCTGCCCAAGGTACGCCTGGACATCGTGGTGCCCCAGGATAAAGCCCAGATCGTTGCCGACACCATCATGTCTGTCGCACGGACCGGCGCAGTGGGAGATGGCAAGGTCTTCGTGACGGCGGTGGAAGATGCCATGCGTATCCGGACTGGCGAGCGTGGTCTGGCCGCCGTCTGAGGGAGACACTGCCGCAAGCCGGACCGACGGTTTCCCCCGACCCTCGGGGGGCCCGGAGCGGGGTCCTCACCGCTGGATCCCTCCTGCTCCCGCTGGCAGTCCCGGCACAGGGACCCCGCTCCGGAATACTCAGTGCAGCGCAAGGCGCATCAATCGAGACATACCGCAAGGAGACAGTGTCATGACCCGTACAGTTCTGATCACAGTGGCCGTATCCCTGATCGCCGCCGGAACCAGTTTCGCAACCCCCTCAACCCTGGTCTGGATCCCTTCTACCGATATTCAGGGGCTGAAGACCTGGCATTTCGGGGTGGATGATCTCATCAACTACGGCAGCCCCGAGAAGATCAAGGCCGACGCCACCGTGGTCGGTCTCACCTACGGTGTGGCTGAGGGCTTCGAGGCAGGCCTGGACGTCTTCAGCGGCATCGACGACCCCCTGTTTCTCAACGGAAAGTGGTCATCCAAACCCTTCGGCAGCAATGGTGAATGGCAGGGCTCGCTGGGAGGCTACAACTTCGGCTTCGACAGCGCGACCTCGCCCGACATTCTTTATGCCCTCGTCAGCTACAAGCCCGGCAAGGACCGCTTCCACCTGGGCTACTTCATGGGCGATGATACGGTGATGGTGGACCCAATCACAGGGGCCGATGAGAGCGATGGCATCCTCTTCGGCTGGGACCGGTCTTTCGGCAACAAGTGGTGGGGTGCGGTGGACTACCAGGGCGGAGACAGCACTTACGGAGCGATGAGCTTTGGGGTGGCGTATACACTTTCGGACAGCGCGTCTATCCTCGCGGGCATGAACTTCTACAACAACCCCGCGATCGACGACACGGTGACGATTCAGTTCGACCTGAACTTCGATTGAGGGAATGGCAAGGCGGAAAGTCTCGGGGCTCTGCCCCGAACCCCGCTGGGGCCACAGGCCCCAGACCCCGTACCTGCAGCAGCCTCCGGACATTCCGGGGGCTGTTACAGATTCAGGTCCGCAATCACAAGATGCTCGCCCCGCGCGTCGGGGGCCTGCGCCAGGATCTCCGGCTCTGCTCCCACTTCCGTCGGGCGCGCGAAAACCATCGACTGTCCCTGGAACTCCAGACCCGCAAGACGCCCCACCCCCATCGCCTGTATGCCGGCGACACCAAGCTCCCGGCAGCGGGCGTAGAGCCCCTCACGATTGGACGCCTGCTCACTCTCGTCCCATTCCGCCGGGTTTGCCTGGGGCGAAGCGATCACCTGAGCGCCTTTCCCGGCGAGATGGGAGATGGTTGCCGGGTTCCAGACATCCTTACAGATGGCCACCCCCACGCGGGTCTCCCCGCAGTCGAAAACGCCCAGTTCCTCCACGCCGGCGGGCTGAAGACCCAGGTCCCGGGCTTCCATATCCAGCAATTCCACTTTGCAGGAGTCTACGATCCGGCTCCCGTCCGGCCCGAAAACGCGGGACAAATTGTGCAACGGCTTTGCATCATCTTTACCACAGGGCAGTGGCAGGCTCCCGGCCACGATGTGCAGGCCACATTCTCGCGCCGCGGCGGAGAAGGCGGCATTGTAGACCTCCTCCATGCGCGCGGCCTTGCCCTGAAAGAGTACCCGGGCCGGGTGGAATCCTGGCCGGAACGCGGCACCGGCGATCTGTTTCCAGTGGCGCTGAATGAGACCCATCGCGAGGCCAGTCACTGCGGTGGCGCGGGATGCCAGGTCGTAGTCGTCCAGACAGACCAGGGGCAGCCCCACATCCTCGGGGAACACCGCCAGCACCGCCCCGGCGTCCGAGGCGCGGCGGCTCCAGTCCATCACCGAACCCGCGAAGCCCGCTTCGTCGGGCCAGAAACGCACGGCCATCTGGACAGCAGCAACACGCATGGCAGCACTCCCTGGATGACGCATCCGGTGGGGCAGGTCACGGGCTCTTCCGCGTTCAATAGTACCATACGCGCAAGTCGGAAGGTACCCGCAAATGACTTGTTTCCGGAGGACAACCTCATGCCGAGGCTGTTGCGACCCGCCCTGTCGGCCACCATCGTCCTCACCGCATGCTGCGCCAGTGCCCAGTTGTACAGCGTCCAGGCGTCCTGCCCGGCCACCGTCTCGGTGCCCATTACCGGTGACAACGGGACTGTGTACCTGCGCAATGATTCCGCGCCATGGCGGCCCATCGATTTCACCCCGGCTGAGGGCCGCGTGGTCATCGCACTCGATCCGTCGCTCATGCCCAACGGCCGGGCGATGCTCCTCGTGAACCCGCCGCCGGGCATGGACATCGATGACGCGGACTCCCCTGAACTGCTGGCCCTGCGCGTGGACGCAGCCTGGCTCGAGCCGGCCGCCGAGAGCTTCCTCGGAGCCAGCAAGACCGCCCCGCGACGCATCCTCTTCATCGCGCGCGATTCCGACAACGCCCTCGCGCCCGGAAGCGCCAAGGTCTTCCTGAATGGCCGTGAACTGTCCCGGACCCGTGTCGAGTCCCGGCCGGACGGGTCCCTGTGGGTCCGCGCGAAGCTCCCCGCGGTGGATTACGGCAGCCACGAGGTCCGGTACTGGGTGACGGACAACTCGCCGCAGCGCAACAGACTGGAGGGCATCGTGAAGTTCGCCCGCCAGGACCTGGACAACTTCGCACTGGCCGCCCACGGAACCACGATGACCGTGGACAGCAGCTTCCCGGGCTATGAGTCAACGGCGCCGCTCCAGGACGGGAACACCACGCTGCCGGGCGATACCTTGCCGGGAACCATTACCTGGGCTTCCGCCGAAACCGACTCCCCACACTGGGTGGAGATCGACCTCGGCCGCGAGCGCACAGTGCGGGAAGTGACGGTCTACTGGGCGAACTACACGGACCGGCTCAACACATCGCATACCGTCGAAGTGCAGGTGCCGAAGACTGACGGCTGGCGGAGTATCTACAGGTCACCCTCCACCGGCGAGGCGCCTGCGCAGCTGACGACATTCACCTTCGAGCCGGTGACCACCCGGCGCCTGCGGATCTGGCAACCCGCCGGCGGCGGGGGCATCCACCGACCCAACCTGATGTGGCTCGCGGAGGTCGAGGTACGATGACGCTCAGCGAAGAGCAGGCCTTGTGCATTCTGCTCCTTGTCACGCTGGCCGCGCTTCTGCCGGCCTGGTGTCAGGCGGCGAGTGTACCCTCCGATGACGTACTCCTCTACTGCGAGGTGGAAAAGTTCGGGCTGGTCCGTGACCTGTCGCCCATCGAAATACCCGGCGCATCAGGTGGGCAGGCCATGCAGATGACCCGATCCACCAGCGGCGTATGGGCCGTAATGGGATTCGAGCCCGGGGAGTATACATTGCTCTTGCGCGTGTGGGCTCCGGCGGGAGACCAGGACGGCTTCTTCGTAGATATCCGCGACAAGCGCGACCGACGTGTCCCCCCGACACAGAGACGCTGGCATACCATGGCCTACAACATCACCGTGGACGCGCCTGAACAGGTCCTGCTGGCCGCGGTCGCCCAGGAACTCGGATTCGTGGTGGATCAGGTGGCGGTGGTGCGCGGGACTTTCCAGACCGACCAGGTGCGCATGGAGGACCTGCCCGGGAAGCCGGGGGAGGGCATTGCGCCCGATCCCGATGCGCTGCCCCGGATGGAGACCAGCGCGCGCCTTGCGAGCCTCCCTGTACCGGGAACTCCCCCTGCCCAGGATGTGGTCTTCGCTGAAGACTTCGAAGGCCGGTTTACCGGTGCGAAAGGCGTCACAGCGCTTGTGGATGGCCCCACCGGCAAGGCACTCAACTTGGGCGTACCTGACGGCCGGTTCGTGGTGAGCCTGGGCGCCCTGGACCTCGGCCCCACGGGCACCGTGGAGTTCCGGGTGAAGCCCCGGGAGGCCCAGCAGTTGTGGTGGGATCAGGGCTGGCATTACCTGCTGCACCTGGAGCCTGCATCGCCGGATGGCTCCGGCGTCTCGCTGGGCCTGTACCGCCGCCCGGATGTGCAGTTGCGGCTGGAAGCGAAGTCAGCAGACGAGAAAGAGACCGAAGGTGCGAATGTGAGCACTTCGGGTCTCGACAACACCGCCTGGCACCACATCCTCGTGTCATGGGACCTCACCGGCGAGCGACAGCGTTTGTGGCTGCTGGTGGATGGCGACGGCAAGCAGGTGGAGTTCCGGCGGAAGCTGGCGCCCGGCGCATTCAGGCAGCTTGAAATTGGCAATTCGCCCGAGTCTTCCGGCCTGCCGTACTTGTTCCTTGACGGCGCCATCGACGAAGTGCGCGTTTCAAAGGAGAGCGTCGCTGGAAAGCTCGCGGCGCAGTAAGCCGGCCGGCGACGTATGCGCGTACAAGGAAGGTGGAGACCATGAGAGTTTGCATACCGGCGGTTCTGCTGGCATCGGTTCTTTGCGCCGGGGTCTGGGGCCAGGATGACGACCTCGCTGCGCAGGCGTCGAAGGCCCTTTCGGCGGCGGTGAAGTACCTCACGGAGACGATTGCCGTGGGTGGCGGGTACCTGGGCAGCTACAAGATCGACCTGCAGACCGGCAAGTTCGTGGACCAGTGGGGCGAAGGACACGCTACCGCGGACCAGAACTGGATTCAGCCCCCAGGCTGCCCCAGCGTAGGCTTCTCCTTCCTGCGCGCCTGGCAGGAGACCGGGGAGCAGCAGTACCTCGACGCCGCCGTGCAAGTGGCGAACTCGCTGGTGTACGGGCAACTGGAGTGTGGCGGCTGGGACTACATCGTGGACCACAGTCCGGCCGGTGCGGTGGCCTGGTATTACCGCCACAACCGCAACTCCCAGGACCCGAAACTCAAAGGTGGCCGCAATCAGGCGACCTTCGACGACAATGTGACCCAGCACGCTACTCGGCTCCTGATGGCGGTGGATCTTGCGCTGGAGCAGAAGAACGCAGCAATCCACGAGGCATCATTGGCGGCAATCGAGTTCATCCTCCAGGCCCAGCTGCCCAATGGTGGCTGGCCCCAGCGATCACCCTTGAGCAGTCGCGGATACAGCCGCTACGTCACTTTCAACGACAACTCGATGGCCGACTGCATCGACGTGATGATGCGGGCCTGGGAGGCTTACGGGGACCCGCGCACCAGGGAAGCCGTGGTGAAAGCCGGTCAGTTCATCATCGACGCGCAACTCCCGGGACAACCCACCTGGGCGCAGCAGTATGACGAGGACCTCAAGCCCGCCTGGGCCAGGAAGTTCGAGCCCCCGTCGGCCTGCAGTTCTGAGTCGGTAGGCGTCATGCGCACCCTCGTCCGCATCGCGACATTCCTGCAAGACGAGCGCTACCTCGAGCCCCTCCCCGCGGCCTTCGAGTGGTTCCGCGTCTCTGAGCTCACCGGCGCGGACAAGGGCAAGTGGGCGCGCTTCTATGAGCTCGGTACCAACAAGCCCCTGTACTTCACCCGCGACACCTACCTGCTCACCTACGACGACAGCGACTGCCCGACACATTATTCCTTCAAAGGCGCCTACAGCCCGGCCGACGTCCAGCGCGAGTATAACCGCATCATGGAGATCGGTCTTGCGGCGTATGCCGAGGAGCGCTCTCCCAAACCTTTGACCCCCCAGGCGAGGGCGGCCCTGGCGAAAAACCTGGAAGGGCGGGTCCGCCAGACCATCGACAGCCAGAGTGACCTCGGCTTCTGGGCGAAAGGCGACATGATCGACATGAGCGTTTTCGAACGGAACATCGAGCTTCTCGCCCAGTACCTCGGCCTGGTGAGGGATCATTAGCCAGCTTCCGGGCATTCCGGAACCACGTCGCCGCCCCAGAGGTTATCCCAGTGGACGCGCATGTTTGCGCACCGCACCGCCGCACTCATCCCTGCAGGGGGCACCCACCCAATGAACAGACTGCTGTGGCTCCTGGCCCTGGTCGTTGTCGTGACGCTCGCCACCATCGCCGGTTGCAGCAAGAAGGTCGAAGAGCCCGTCGCCATGGAACCGGACGCGACGGCTTCGACCGGCACCCAGGCTGCCGCGCCTGCGGAACCTGCAGCTGCACCAGCCGCTAGTCCCCAGCAGGCTCAACCCGCCGCGGGACAGCAGGCGCCCGCACCGGCTCAGCCCGCTCAGACGGCAGCTGCGCCCGCACCTGCGGCACCGCAGGCGACACAGGCCGTGAAGACCAGCGGCGGAGCTGACTGGCCCAACTTCCGGGGCCCGAACCTGGACGGGATCGCCCCGGACACGGGCATCAACAAGGACTGGAAGAGCCGGCCGCCACGGGAATTGTGGCGGGTGAACATGACCGACGACGGATACGCGGTCCCATCGGTGGCAGACGGCAAGGTCTTCGTGATTGACCACCAGGGCAGTGAGGACATTGTGCGCGCCCTCGACCTGAACAGTGGGCAGGATGTCTGGACTTTCCGGTACGCCGACACGGACCAGGCAAACTACGGCTTCGCACGTGCCGCGCCGACCTACGCCAAAGGCAGACTGTACACTCTCAGCCGCCTGGGCATGCTCCACTGCCTGGACGCGAAGACCGGCGCGAAACTCTGGGCGCTGGACATCGTCGACGAGTACGGAGGACAGCGGCCGAAGTGGGACTACTCGGGCGCGGTGCTGGTGGACGGCGACAGACTGGTCCTCTGCCCTGGCGGGAAGACGGGCGTGGTGGCGCTGGACCGTGAGAGCGGCAAGACCCTCTGGACCGGCGGCCTGCCCGGCGCTCCTGGCTATGCAATGGCCGTTCCGGCGAAAATCGGCGGCAAGCCCCAGTATGTGTGCTTCTCAGCCTACGGTCTGTACGCAGTGGACAAGTCGTCCGGCAAGACTCTCTGGCAGTTCCCATGGCCCACAAACGCTGATGTGAACGCGGCGACCCCGCTGGTCATCGGCGACAGTGTGTTCATCACCAGCGGCTACAGGGTAGGCTGCGGAATGGTCACGGTGGGCGGTTCCGCACCGTCCCTCGCCTGGCGGAATGCTGAGCTTCAGGCCCACTTCAACTCCCCTGTCCTGTACAAAGGCCACATCTACGGCATCGGAGACCCCGGCGTGCTCGTATGCATCGATCCCAAAACTGGTCAGGCCCTTTGGAAGCAGCGCGGGTACGAGAAGGGCGGGATCACCGTAGTGGACGGGGTACTGATCGCGGTGAAGGGCGGCAATGGTGAGGTCACCATGGTCAACGCCGTGCCCGACGGCTTCCAGGAACTGGGCAGGATCCGGCCACTGGGCGGGCAGAGCTGGACCCCGCCGGTAGTAGCCCGCGGCAAGCTGATCATCCGCAACACCAAGGCTCTCGCCTGCCTGGACCTGATGTAACCCCGCCGTGGTCCAGCAAGCC is a window of Armatimonadota bacterium DNA encoding:
- the amt gene encoding ammonium transporter; amino-acid sequence: MQRVVVVLLISLILVGLLVQCSWAEGEAPTLESLAATAAELKTAADTVWVVIAAVLVFFMQAGFAYVEAGFTRAKNATNILTKNLVDFCVGALAYWIVGFGIMFGAGNALFGTSGFFLNESSPDTFSSLSWTGVPLAAKYLFQLVFAATAATIVSGAMAERTQFRSYLVYATVICAVVYPVSGHWIWGGGWLANLGMWDFAGSTVVHSLGGWLALIGAWMLGPRIGKYDRDGKTLAIPGHSLPMATLGTFILWMGWFGFNPGSTMAADADAISHIAVTTNMAAAAGAMAALLLSWKLYGKPDLGLSLNGALAGLVGITAGCAFVSPLSSAIIGIGCAVAMILAVRFFDSIHLDDPVGAVSVHGVCGALGTLAVGLFAQDQFAPGTTGNGLLFGGGSGLLVAQAIGVAAVFGWAAVTGLAIFGTLRATLGLRATPQEEIDGLDMHEHGAAAYTEIFVQSFPGLPTDMRIPVSALQEAEAVPVGDGISESIQTPASPLALLTAIIRPQELERVRVALASAGINSLTATEVRGSGQQGGYKERFRGVEYTVSLLPKVRLDIVVPQDKAQIVADTIMSVARTGAVGDGKVFVTAVEDAMRIRTGERGLAAV
- a CDS encoding discoidin domain-containing protein; amino-acid sequence: MPRLLRPALSATIVLTACCASAQLYSVQASCPATVSVPITGDNGTVYLRNDSAPWRPIDFTPAEGRVVIALDPSLMPNGRAMLLVNPPPGMDIDDADSPELLALRVDAAWLEPAAESFLGASKTAPRRILFIARDSDNALAPGSAKVFLNGRELSRTRVESRPDGSLWVRAKLPAVDYGSHEVRYWVTDNSPQRNRLEGIVKFARQDLDNFALAAHGTTMTVDSSFPGYESTAPLQDGNTTLPGDTLPGTITWASAETDSPHWVEIDLGRERTVREVTVYWANYTDRLNTSHTVEVQVPKTDGWRSIYRSPSTGEAPAQLTTFTFEPVTTRRLRIWQPAGGGGIHRPNLMWLAEVEVR
- a CDS encoding PQQ-binding-like beta-propeller repeat protein, whose protein sequence is MNRLLWLLALVVVVTLATIAGCSKKVEEPVAMEPDATASTGTQAAAPAEPAAAPAASPQQAQPAAGQQAPAPAQPAQTAAAPAPAAPQATQAVKTSGGADWPNFRGPNLDGIAPDTGINKDWKSRPPRELWRVNMTDDGYAVPSVADGKVFVIDHQGSEDIVRALDLNSGQDVWTFRYADTDQANYGFARAAPTYAKGRLYTLSRLGMLHCLDAKTGAKLWALDIVDEYGGQRPKWDYSGAVLVDGDRLVLCPGGKTGVVALDRESGKTLWTGGLPGAPGYAMAVPAKIGGKPQYVCFSAYGLYAVDKSSGKTLWQFPWPTNADVNAATPLVIGDSVFITSGYRVGCGMVTVGGSAPSLAWRNAELQAHFNSPVLYKGHIYGIGDPGVLVCIDPKTGQALWKQRGYEKGGITVVDGVLIAVKGGNGEVTMVNAVPDGFQELGRIRPLGGQSWTPPVVARGKLIIRNTKALACLDLM